The Gemmatimonadales bacterium genome includes the window CGGCGCCCGCGAGTTCGTCGCGCGGCTCGCGCTGCGTCCGGGCGAGTCGGTGCTCGACGTGGCGTGCGGCACCGGCAACTTCGCCGTTCCGGCGGCGCGCGCGGGCGCGCAGGTCACCGGGGTCGACATCGCGCCCAACCTGATCGCGCAAGCGCATATCGAGGCCCGAGTCGCCGGATGCAAGGTGGCGTTTGACGTGGGCGACGCCGAATCACTGCCGTACGCCGACGACCGGTTCGACACCACCGTCACGATGTTCGGCGCGATGTTCGCCTACCGGCCCGCGCGGGTCGCCGCCGAGTTGTTGCGGGTGACTCGACCCGGCGGTCGAGTGGTGATGGCAAACTGGACGCCGGAGGGGTTCGTGGGGCGGATGCTGCGCGCGCACGCGGCCGTGGTGCCGCCGCCCGCGGAAGTGCCGAGCCCGCTCGGCTGGGGCCAGGAGGAGCTGGTGCGGAAGCGGTTCGGCGAGGGAGTCACGTCGCTGATCTGCACGCGCCGCACGATCGAGCTCCGCGTTCCGCTGCCGCCCGCGGGCGTCACCGAGCTGTTCGCCACCTGCTACGGCCCGACGGTCGCCACGTTGCGCGCGGCCGACCCCGACGGGGCGAGCCGCCTCCGGAGCGAGCTCACCCGGCTGTTCACGGAGCACAATCTCGCCACCGGCGGCACGACGGCCGTCTCGGGCGAGTATCTCGAGGTCGAAGCACGGGTCGCACACAACACGGGGAGGTGAACCATGGGCGTACGTTCGAACGCACTGGCGGATCGGCTGGAGCAGGGAGCCCGCGCGCTGGCGGACTTCGCGGGCGGGCTGAGCGAGGCGGAGTGGCAGACGCGCATCCCGCGCGACGGGCGCAAGGTGGGCGTCGTGGTGCACCATGTCGCCACGATGTATCCGCTGGAGATGCAGTTGGCCAGGCTGCTCGCGGCCGGCACGCCGGTGGCGGACGTGACCTGGGACGACGTGCACCAGATCAACGCCGCGCACGCGAAGGAGCACGAGACGGCCACGAAGGCTGCCGCGCTCGAGCTGCTCGAGACCAACAGCGCCGCGGCCGCCGCCGCCGTTCGCGCGCTGAGCGACGCGGAGCTGGACCGGGCCGCGCCCATCTCGCTCAACGCCGGCGCTCCGCTCACCTGCCAGTTCATGCTGGAGGACCACGCGGTGCGGCACAGCTATCACCATCTGGCCGCGATCGAGCGGGCGGTGGAGCAGACGCGGCGCGCGCGGCTCGTGGGGTGAGGGTGATGGAGCACTGACTGACCGGTGGCCGGCGCAGGTGCCGGCCGCCGGTCACTGTTTGGCGGCCGGGGCGAACACCGCGCGGAACGCCCGCAGCGCCGCCGGATGGTAGATGGTCCAATGATGCTCTGCCGGCATGCGCTCGTAATGCCAGTGGAGCCCTGGCGGCGCATCCTGCTCGAGAATCTTCGCCAGCGGCTCGGTCTCGGCGACGATGCCGGGCTCGTCGCTGCTCGCGAAGTAGAGCGTCTTCTGGAGTCCGGGCCGCGCGCGGAGCAATGCACCGGCTTCGTCCACCAGCTTGTGATCGTTCCACCAGAGGCTCGGGTCGAAGGCGATGTAGGCGTCGAACAGGTCCGGCTCGAGCAGCAATGTTTCGACCACGAAGAGGCCGGCGAGCGATTCGCCGACGATGGCCGTCTCGTCCGTGGTGCGGTAGCGCCGGTTCACCTCGGGCATGAGCTCGGTGCGGATGAACCGCCGGAACGCCGCGGAGCCGCCGACGTGCGGCGCGATCTTGCGGTCGTTCGGGTTGTCGGTCGGGCCGGTCAGGTCGCGCCGCCGCTCGGTGTTCTCGATCCCGACGAGCAGGAACGGCCGCATGATCCCGTCGCCCACCAGCACCTCCACGAGACCCGCGACGTGGAGGAAGTCCTCCTTGATGCCCCCGTCCGGCATGTACAGCACCGGCAGCCGGATGTTGGCGGAGTCGGCGTACGGCGGCGGTGCGTAGACGTTGATCCGCCGGGTTTCGGCGAGGACCCTGGAGTCGATGGTGAACGTTTCGCCGACGACGAGCGGAGCGGCAGGCGAAGCAATCGGCGCAGGAGTCCCAGCCGGCGACACGCTCGGGGGGCGCCCCGCGCACGCGGCCGCCAGCGCGAGAAGCGGCAGGCAACTCCGCCAGGTACCGCGGCTCAGTGTCGATCTCCGCCCGCCAGCGGCGCGATGAACGTATTCTGCGCCGCCAACACCTTCCACCTGCCGTGCCGCCGCTCCATGACGTGCTTGAGGTGATTGCGGACCACACCCGCCGAATCGGCGGCGCTGCCCGGCGGCAGGTCGTGAACGCCCGAGAGCGCGGCGTCGAAGTCCACCATCATGAACGTGGGCCCGAGCATCCGGACGCGGCGCACCTTTCCTTCTATGTGGCTGCCCTTGAACGGCCCGGCCCAGAGGTCCACGTGCTCCTGCACGATCGCCTCCCGGCCTCGGCTGATGATCCCGATCGGATCGACCAGCTCCGCCTCCGGCCAGTAGTTCTTGCCGTACGCGGCGCCGTCGGCCCGGTTCCAGGAGTCCACGAACCGGTCGACCATGGCCTGAGCCGCGGCCCGGGCCTCCGCCGGCACGGCCGATTCAACCTGCGCCGACGCCCGCGATACACCGGCGAGCATCGAGAGGGCAACCAGAAGGATTGCGGCTCGTGGCATCGTAGACGCCTCGTGCGATAGTGTTGGTCAGCAGTGTCGGCGACCCGTCGAGTCGCCCGGGTAACCACATCCGAACCACGCTTCAGTCTTTCGGCGCGACCAGCGCGGCGAAGTCACGCCGGGCCCTGAGCGGCACCAGCGCCGGCTCCTGGTGGATCCATGTCGGCCACAAACCCTCGTCAAATGATTCGCGCACCCGCGCCACCGCGTCGTCGCTCCGCCCGAGCAGCGCGGCCACCCGCGCGCGATAGATGCTGGCGGTCCAGCTCACCCGCGACACCGGCTGGGCGGCGAGCCAGCGGTCGAGCGAATCCGCCAGCGCGGTGTCCCCCCGCTGCGCCGCGAGCCCGGCCAGCTCGCCGCGAAAGTCGACGTTGGTCGAGTCCTCCGCGACCAAACCGCGCGCGATATCCTCGGCCTCCGGATACGCGCCGAGCACCTCGAGCGACCACGCCGCGGTCAGCCGCTCCTCGATGGTCGCGCGCTCCTCGGCCGAACGGCCGCGATACCATACCACCGCCCGCATCGCCGCCTGGCGCGCCGCGACGGTGTCGCCATGAAACAGGAGCTCGCGCGCGAGCCAGTTGGCCACCCATCCCGGCGTCACGGTGTACTCGGGCCGGCCCTCGGTGTACGGCGCGAGGCCGATGTCGCTCGCCGTCTCCGCCGGCAGCGCGAGCGAGCTGTCGATGAGCGCCAGCACCGCCGTGGGGCGCGCCAGGGCCGCCAGCGCGTTGCCGCGAAACCACACCCGCGTGAGAGGGGCGGCAAGCGGTACGTGGTCGGCCGCGGCCAGCTCCTCTCGATAGCGCCCGAGCAGGTGCAGCGCACCGGTGACCCCGCTCCAGTAGGCGGAGTGAGTGGTGTCGGTGCTCCAGCCCAGATCCGTGGCGGGGTTGACCCGCGCCAGCATCTCGAGGGCCCGCTTGGGGCGGTTGGCCCAATTCGCGGCGGCGGCGGCCGGCATCTGCGCAGCCGAGTTACCGGGCTCGAAGTCGGCCCGCTCGAGCGTGAGGCGCGACATCTCCTCGTTGCG containing:
- a CDS encoding methyltransferase domain-containing protein, coding for MLSRTIYHTSGAATSGELRAWSEDPLTARARSVWTGGNFHRIAESYAPGAREFVARLALRPGESVLDVACGTGNFAVPAARAGAQVTGVDIAPNLIAQAHIEARVAGCKVAFDVGDAESLPYADDRFDTTVTMFGAMFAYRPARVAAELLRVTRPGGRVVMANWTPEGFVGRMLRAHAAVVPPPAEVPSPLGWGQEELVRKRFGEGVTSLICTRRTIELRVPLPPAGVTELFATCYGPTVATLRAADPDGASRLRSELTRLFTEHNLATGGTTAVSGEYLEVEARVAHNTGR
- a CDS encoding alpha/beta hydrolase-fold protein, with the translated sequence MSPAGTPAPIASPAAPLVVGETFTIDSRVLAETRRINVYAPPPYADSANIRLPVLYMPDGGIKEDFLHVAGLVEVLVGDGIMRPFLLVGIENTERRRDLTGPTDNPNDRKIAPHVGGSAAFRRFIRTELMPEVNRRYRTTDETAIVGESLAGLFVVETLLLEPDLFDAYIAFDPSLWWNDHKLVDEAGALLRARPGLQKTLYFASSDEPGIVAETEPLAKILEQDAPPGLHWHYERMPAEHHWTIYHPAALRAFRAVFAPAAKQ
- a CDS encoding DinB family protein — translated: MGVRSNALADRLEQGARALADFAGGLSEAEWQTRIPRDGRKVGVVVHHVATMYPLEMQLARLLAAGTPVADVTWDDVHQINAAHAKEHETATKAAALELLETNSAAAAAAVRALSDAELDRAAPISLNAGAPLTCQFMLEDHAVRHSYHHLAAIERAVEQTRRARLVG
- a CDS encoding SgcJ/EcaC family oxidoreductase — translated: MPRAAILLVALSMLAGVSRASAQVESAVPAEARAAAQAMVDRFVDSWNRADGAAYGKNYWPEAELVDPIGIISRGREAIVQEHVDLWAGPFKGSHIEGKVRRVRMLGPTFMMVDFDAALSGVHDLPPGSAADSAGVVRNHLKHVMERRHGRWKVLAAQNTFIAPLAGGDRH